From the Roseibium salinum genome, one window contains:
- a CDS encoding ethylbenzene dehydrogenase-related protein has translation MTDQVTTNPLELTAPPKSARTGLGAKEKGSAAVRPEDIKPPVRSDLGTILLHWTLVVAIFVSLLTGLRLSSDAEGAWFSKLFEPILPQGEIWTWHYVSAVFVLALIFSYAAYMSLARLKRRISSKKIVVLTLPASNKLRIAAVNVIAYWILFAAVVTLTATGVLLYVGHGGIWVTVHYTSALVVLTYIVAHVILHYAYGGIAQLLRLFRPQALRRFPGMAVHPLGISLAIGAVIIAGAVTLDFGSRQDLVVASAAELPVLDGDLSDEVWQDARPVFVRTQQGSNLSGTGESTVEVRALRVGDKIAFAFRWEDATRSLKRHPVVKTEEGWRMLNNRADLSDETAYYEDKFSVAFSKSDAFGGGASTHMGPKPLSDKPKAFHGRGLHYTTDGSLLDVWQWKAARGGMLGKVDDMWFGTPLEPSADHVAGKSRYSAGYSADEGKAFYVYNYIGDPETHYHGTVGVQRLPVDYTKTAALMGNIDLSVESSEDEGSQWWMLEEESVPYSEEKDAEIPVGTVIPGVLIQGEYAGSRADLMGGSEWHDGYWTLEVIRDMDTGHHQDLAMEDGLFVWLSVFDHNQTRHTRHSRPVRLTLN, from the coding sequence TTGACGGATCAAGTGACCACCAACCCGCTCGAACTCACTGCTCCGCCAAAGTCCGCGCGAACCGGGCTCGGTGCGAAGGAAAAAGGCTCGGCTGCAGTCAGACCGGAAGACATCAAACCGCCCGTGCGCAGCGATCTCGGAACGATCCTGCTGCACTGGACGCTGGTTGTCGCGATCTTCGTCAGTTTGCTGACCGGCCTCAGGCTTTCCTCGGATGCGGAGGGCGCCTGGTTCTCGAAACTGTTCGAGCCGATCCTTCCCCAGGGCGAAATCTGGACGTGGCACTATGTATCGGCGGTATTCGTGCTGGCGCTCATATTTTCCTATGCCGCCTATATGTCGCTCGCCCGACTGAAACGGCGCATTTCGTCAAAAAAGATCGTGGTCCTGACACTGCCGGCAAGCAACAAGCTGCGCATTGCCGCAGTCAATGTCATTGCCTACTGGATCCTCTTCGCCGCGGTGGTCACGCTGACGGCAACGGGGGTCCTGCTTTATGTCGGCCATGGCGGCATCTGGGTAACCGTGCATTACACCTCGGCCCTGGTGGTGCTGACTTATATCGTCGCGCATGTCATCCTTCACTATGCCTATGGCGGCATCGCACAGTTGCTGCGGCTGTTCCGGCCGCAGGCACTGCGCCGGTTTCCCGGCATGGCTGTCCACCCGCTTGGCATCTCGCTGGCCATCGGAGCCGTCATCATCGCCGGTGCCGTCACCCTCGATTTCGGCAGCCGGCAAGATCTGGTCGTGGCGAGTGCGGCGGAACTTCCGGTCCTTGACGGCGACCTCAGCGATGAGGTGTGGCAGGACGCCAGACCCGTTTTCGTGAGGACGCAACAAGGTTCGAACCTCAGCGGAACGGGCGAGTCCACCGTCGAGGTCCGCGCCCTCCGCGTCGGCGACAAGATCGCCTTCGCCTTTCGCTGGGAGGACGCCACCCGGTCCCTGAAAAGGCACCCGGTCGTCAAGACCGAAGAGGGCTGGCGCATGCTGAACAACCGTGCGGACCTGTCGGACGAAACAGCCTATTACGAAGACAAGTTCTCCGTTGCCTTCTCCAAGTCCGATGCCTTCGGTGGCGGTGCCAGCACGCATATGGGCCCCAAGCCGCTTTCGGACAAACCCAAGGCTTTCCACGGGCGTGGCCTCCACTATACGACCGACGGCAGCCTGCTGGATGTCTGGCAATGGAAGGCAGCCCGCGGCGGCATGCTGGGCAAGGTCGACGACATGTGGTTCGGCACACCGCTTGAGCCAAGCGCGGACCACGTGGCAGGCAAGAGCCGCTACAGCGCCGGGTACAGCGCCGACGAAGGCAAGGCCTTCTACGTCTACAATTACATCGGCGACCCCGAGACCCATTATCACGGCACGGTCGGCGTCCAACGCCTCCCCGTCGACTACACGAAAACCGCTGCCCTCATGGGAAATATCGACCTGTCGGTGGAATCAAGCGAAGACGAGGGATCGCAGTGGTGGATGTTAGAGGAGGAAAGCGTCCCCTACTCCGAAGAGAAGGACGCCGAGATCCCCGTCGGCACCGTTATTCCGGGCGTGCTGATCCAGGGGGAATATGCCGGAAGCCGGGCCGACCTCATGGGCGGATCCGAATGGCATGACGGCTACTGGACGCTGGAAGTCATCCGCGACATGGATACCGGCCATCACCAGGACCTTGCCATGGAAGACGGCCTGTTCGTCTGGCTGTCCGTTTTCGACCATAACCAGACGCGCCACACACGCCATTCGCGT